From the Sphingobium sp. RAC03 genome, the window CATCTCGACGTCGGCGACGGCCACCTTGTCTATTGGGAACGGGTAGGCACCCCCGGCGCGAAGTCGGCCGTCTTCCTGCATGGCGGGCCGGGTGGCGGCATTGCGCCCGACCATCGCCGCCTGTTTGATCCGGCGCGCTATGATGTGTTGTTGTTCGACCAGCGGGGATGCGGCCGATCGACACCGCATGCGGACCTCAATGCCAACACCACCTGGCATCTGGTCGCCGATATCGAGCGGCTGCGCGCGATGATGGGCGTCGATCAATGGCTGGTGTTCGGCGGAAGCTGGGGATCGACGCTGGCGCTCGCCTATGCACAGGCGCATGGGGAGCGCGTGTCCGAACTCATCCTGCGCGGCATTTTCACCATCCGGCGCAGCGAGATCGACTGGTATTATCAGCATGGTGCAAGCCGCATCTATCCCGACAAATGGGAGCGCTTCGTGGCCCCCATCCCGGTGGAGGAGCGGGGCGACCTGCTCCACGCCTATCATCGCCGCCTGACCGGACCGGATCGCGCCGCGCAGATCGCCGCCGCCCGCGCGTGGAGCGTGTGGGAGGGCGAGACGATCCGCCTGTTGCCCGACCCCGCGCTCTCAGCGGCGCATGACGCGGACGATTTCGCGCTAGCCTTTGCCCGTATCGAAAATCATTATTTCGTCCATGGCGGCTGGATGGACGATGGCCAGTTGCTGCGCGACGCAGGCAAGTTGGCGGGCATC encodes:
- the pip gene encoding prolyl aminopeptidase, whose translation is MRALYPPITPFASGHLDVGDGHLVYWERVGTPGAKSAVFLHGGPGGGIAPDHRRLFDPARYDVLLFDQRGCGRSTPHADLNANTTWHLVADIERLRAMMGVDQWLVFGGSWGSTLALAYAQAHGERVSELILRGIFTIRRSEIDWYYQHGASRIYPDKWERFVAPIPVEERGDLLHAYHRRLTGPDRAAQIAAARAWSVWEGETIRLLPDPALSAAHDADDFALAFARIENHYFVHGGWMDDGQLLRDAGKLAGIPGVIVQGRYDMACPAETAWALHRAWPQARFDMIEGAGHAYNEPGILDALIRATDGFAD